CTAATTTCCAGTAAGTCTGCATCATGTTGATTTGATACAAATCCGTATGTAATGTTAAACTATCGTCACTGTAAACTTTCTTCATCTCACTATGCCATCCTTTACATTTTATAAATAGTTAACCTCTATTATAACAAAAAACCAAATTTAACGTTCTTTTAAGAAACTTTTTTCTTGAATATAAAAAACTTACTGAAAAAGTAATTTAACACAACCACAGCAACTTGCGTGATCATTTTTGCCCAAAAATCAGTGATATGCATAATCTCTATCATAATAACCATCATCGCCATATCAATGACAAAAGACAACACCCGATACCAATAAAAAAGAAGCATCTCCTTAATAAAAGCGCCAAATCCTTCATGCTTACTAGAAAAAACAAAATACTTGTTGGTGAAAAAGGCAAATAAAACCGATAAAAACCAACCAATTGTATTGCTTACTTTATAGTCAATTCCTAATAAATCTTTACAAACAAAAAACATGGTTATATTAACAATAGTGGTTGCTACACCGAAAAATAAATAAGCTAGTACTTCTTTGTATTTTTTATACAAGTCTTTCAACGATCTTCTTCCTTTCGTTACACTATCTTATTTTATCAAATATAAGATAGAAAACCTACTGCTTTTCTATTTTTACCAGTCAATAATACAGGAAATTTGTAAAAATGCTCAAAATAAAACTGAAGGAAATCATTCATCGCCTTCAGTCCATCGTTTATTATTAAGCTAGTTCTACATTCTTTTGAATAACAATGATATCTTTTCTTGGTGCGCTAAACGAATACCCCTCTTGCTGCATTTGATTCTTGACCCCAATCTGTATATCTACAGCTTCTCTTGTTGTATTCAAAAGTTTTTTAATGACAAAATCAACTTCATGCTTTGTAATTTTCTTTTTCGTATTGATCATGATTATATCCACTTTATCAAACGCATCCGCATAAACAATCTGTGTGCGATCTAATGCGTATAATTTAAAGAACTTAATGGCTTTTGTACCAAAAACAAATTTTGTAATATTTGGGTAAAAATATTCTAAATCTAAATTTTTATTGATCGGTGTTTCAATTAATTTCATCTTTTTAACCCCTATCTATCTGTATTCTGACTACTTCATCTCATCTAAATTTTACCTCTTCTTTACTTATTTGTAAATTAAAGATTCTTTTCACTTATGTATAAAAATGTGGTACTCTAAAAAAACACTTGACCTTTACGTTAGGTAAAGGTTTATGCTTTATATACAGGAGGGAATTTGATGGACTATACAATCAAAAAAGTGGCTGAATTATCCGGTATAAGTACCAGAACATTACGTTATTATGATGAGATCGATCTATTGAAGCCGGCACACATCAATTCATCTGGCTACCGAATTTACAGCACAAAAGAGCTCGATCGACTACAGCAAATTCTTTTTTATCGTTCTTTAGATATGAAATTAGACGACATTCAAAAACTTTTATCCACACCTGATTTTGATCCCCAGCATGCATTACAGGCTCATTATCAGCAACTTTTAAAGAAACGACAACAGATCGATCAGCTGATCCTGACTGTAGAAAAAACTTTACGTTATCAAAAAGGAGAGATTAAAATGACGGACACAGAAAAATTTATTGGTTTTAAACAAGCCAAACTGAAGCAAAATGAAGAACGTTATGGAAAAGAAATTCGAGAAAAGTATGGAGAAGAACAAGTGGCCTCCTCTAATAAACAATTTTTAAATCTAAGCGAAACTGACTTTGCCAACATGGAAACCGCGGAAAACGAAATGTTTGAAGTGTTAAAAATTGTAATGGCAACAGCGGATTTTAAATCTAGCGAGGCAAAAAAAGTATTTGATATACACAAAGAATGGCTTTCTTATACTTCACCTAGTTATTCCCCCGAAATGCATCGTGGCCTTGGTCAAATGTATGTGGGAGATGCACGTTTTGCAGCATATTATAATGACCGCGCAGGTATCGGTGCTGCTGAAGCATTAAATCAAGTGATTCAGCAATTTGCCAAATAATTGGGGTAGAGTTTTAGAAGACTATAAAACGAGTGAGATAATAGATTGTACAATAACATTTGATTAGTGCGTTTCTTTGCTAACGGCTTTGATTTGCTCAGTTTGAGTTTTAACTTCACCAATCATCATTTTGACCAAGGGATATATTCAAAAAAAATACATTCTTCTTGTCGATAAAAATAAGCAATTACTCGTTCATTATGTTGTCATTGATTTTCATATAATTGGTCTCAAACGCCCTTTGGATATTTGCATATCACGGTTTAAAAGTTGTTGAATAGTTGAGGAAAATTTTTTTATTTTTTTCAACTTTACCTTTCTCTATATCTTACTAAAAAAACAAATAAATAATATTTAATTTAACACTCAATTGCATATTGATTTGTATAGTAAAAATGCATATTTGAAAGATTCTCATTTCCATGATTTTTTCAAAATAAAGACGGTGAGACAGCCATTACGCTTGTCTCACCGTTGATTTGCATATTCAAAAAGAGTAAAGATTTTTTATGAACATTAATGTTAAGCCTATCGATTGCCTAACATTTTCCAAACTAAATCTGAAAGAAAAGTGCTTGCAAAATTACTAAACACATCTGATGTAAATTCTGGCAAATATTTTTTCAATAACTCTGTTACTCTACTCTGATTTTTTGAAGACGTCTCAACTAATAATTCTGTGCAGGCTTGAAATTCTTGACTATCTTGAGGTAATTTAGTTAGCGTTGCTTTTATTTCTGTGTAAAACTTATCCCAATCTATTGAGTCATCGGCTGATAAATAGCTAACTCTGTTATTGCTACCAAATATGAATGGGGAATTATTAAAATGATTGTTTTTAATTTCCATACTCTACTCCGTTATTATTGCCGAACATAATTGGACTATTCGAGATATCACACTGATCCATATTAATCACTATACGTTCACTATTACTATTGTTGATACAATATTCAATAACTTCTCTTATATAGTCGGCAAATTTCGAATCTACACAAGCGATGATATATCTATTACCAGAATTCAAATGAATATACATGTCTTCTCCTCTGCTATCATTCGATTTTTTTATTTGATAGATAATTGCACCTGAAACTACTAGTCCTAAAATACTAAATATTGTGAAACTTTTTATAAGAAATAGGAATATGATAAACGCTATAACTGGCTTAGTCATACTTTTACTTGGGGGTGTGTGAAGAGAGATTTGTGCAATACTACTGATTTGCAATGTCGTTCGATTAAATTGAATTGAGTTTTTTTCAATTAAAATCTCCCTTGTTTCAATTCTTTGATTATTTAAGTCATTATTTTCCATATTTGTTTAAACTCTCCTTTTATACATTAATCACAACCCATAGAGTATAACTTATTTCATCCCATATGTAAGTAAATAATTAACTAAATAAAAGATAATAATTAAAAAAGTGAATTTTCAACTTTATTAATTTAGTTAAATAAGAAATTTTCTCTGTTATTTTTTCTTATATATAAGGGAGCAGTTTTTCGTGTTATTTAATGAGGTTTACGAGGAAAATTAGGTTGCGTGTTCGCATTCTTTTCGTATATACTGAAAGAGTAGG
The DNA window shown above is from Enterococcus sp. 4G2_DIV0659 and carries:
- a CDS encoding DUF1827 family protein is translated as MKLIETPINKNLDLEYFYPNITKFVFGTKAIKFFKLYALDRTQIVYADAFDKVDIIMINTKKKITKHEVDFVIKKLLNTTREAVDIQIGVKNQMQQEGYSFSAPRKDIIVIQKNVELA
- a CDS encoding MerR family transcriptional regulator produces the protein MDYTIKKVAELSGISTRTLRYYDEIDLLKPAHINSSGYRIYSTKELDRLQQILFYRSLDMKLDDIQKLLSTPDFDPQHALQAHYQQLLKKRQQIDQLILTVEKTLRYQKGEIKMTDTEKFIGFKQAKLKQNEERYGKEIREKYGEEQVASSNKQFLNLSETDFANMETAENEMFEVLKIVMATADFKSSEAKKVFDIHKEWLSYTSPSYSPEMHRGLGQMYVGDARFAAYYNDRAGIGAAEALNQVIQQFAK
- a CDS encoding GtrA family protein; the encoded protein is MKDLYKKYKEVLAYLFFGVATTIVNITMFFVCKDLLGIDYKVSNTIGWFLSVLFAFFTNKYFVFSSKHEGFGAFIKEMLLFYWYRVLSFVIDMAMMVIMIEIMHITDFWAKMITQVAVVVLNYFFSKFFIFKKKVS